The DNA segment CGACTGTAAATTAAAAACTGAAAGAGATAAATGGAAATTAACCAAAAGGTGAATGTGTGGACTGAAGAGCAGTGGTAAGAGGGTGGTTGGCCCTATCCACGGAAAGGGGTGACCTTCGGGGGGACGGCCTCTGAAGCTTTATAGACGCATTATTATgattgttattattgttattattattgatgtCATAGTTCTTGTGATCCCCATTGCCTTCATCCGACACTGCTGGCTTTGCCTCATACATTTCCTCCAAATGATCTCTTTCCACCAGCGTCCCACCAATTCCTTTGAAATCATCTTCTTGCTGCCCCACGCAGGACGGCGGCGCCATTCCTATATCTTGCAGCCGGAGATCGTCTGCCCAGTCCAACCCACCTTTTCCCGCGCTGCCACCATAGTTTGACGTAGGTGGCTGCGGCCTCGGCTTCTTCTTCCCCAAGCACAGTAAGCTATCGTTGTGAGCCATGAACCCATCCACGTTTTGCTGAAGATCAAGCTGGTCGCCTCCATAGAGGTTCAGGTCTTGAAAAGAAGGGAAGCCGAGAGGGGAGCCAAAATCTTTAATCCCTCCGGCTCCGGCTCCGGCTCCGGCCATGTCACCAATGCTTTgctgattattattattattagttggGATGCCGCCCCCCATGGCCTTGTAGCCGCCGGCAGCTGCCATGTTTTCACCCGCTAGGGTTTGACAAGCCTTTTCTAATATACTCTGCATATACTTCCCTTGTGCCTCGATTCGCAGCTGCAGGTGTCTTTGCACCTGCATGTCACGtggttttatatttattgttcaTTTTCCAATTgcgaaaataaaaatatatttagagCCACAGAATTTTTACCTCTAGTTGCTCATGCAATCTTCTCTGCACTTCCATTTGCATCCTAATCGCATCAACCATGTGTGAGTTACCACTACAAATAACCATTACACAACAAAATTCGAACCCCACCTTAAAAATTCTGGaaataactaatattattaaaatcatCATCAATGCAcccttcattttattttattttatttttttgcaacattttcaaattattaaattatcaatcaatccaaaattaaaGCTGTGGCTAAGATTGATTCGTTAtgataaattcaattatatcaatacatgaatgatcatccCACTTATGAGTTTGAAAATCTTGTTAAAGGCtttgaaatcaatattaattttaaaaaaaataatattataagaATTTAAATACAGGATCTCTCTTAGTTTAATTTGATACCATGTTGAGCCACTCGTAATCAACTTTACAAGTGAATTATtaaaaccctaaaaagttggagaTGAATATGGATATTTTTCATTGTATATACGTACTCATTCATGGTGCGGTTGATCATATTTGATGAAGAAGCCGTGTTTCGATGAAGTTCTAAACCTGAAGCGGAATCAAAAGGGCGAAGTAGTATGAATACATATACATATCACATGAGGGTGTgggaacaaaaaataataataaagagagaaagagagagagagagaaaattaaagTTACCTCTCATACCATCCTTAATTGAATGATCATTGAATTCCTTGTGAGGCTGCTTTCCCAGTctaaatttctaaaatcaaaatatggTTAACTAATTATAATAAGTGAAAGCAGAAATTACAAAGGAACAATCAAAGAGGCAGCAAATATACACCTGGAGATGGCTCTTGAGGTGGTAAAGAGTGAGACCCTTTACACCCATAACTCTCATGATGGTCTTTGGGGTGGCCTCTGAAAATAGAGAAGTTTTAATTAAAGGGttattatgttatatatattcATGAAATTGGATAcatagaagaagaggaagaagaagaagaagaagaatatataTACTATCAGGGCCTCCGAGCTG comes from the Benincasa hispida cultivar B227 chromosome 5, ASM972705v1, whole genome shotgun sequence genome and includes:
- the LOC120078590 gene encoding myb family transcription factor IPN2-like isoform X1 produces the protein MFHPKKASTMNSHERGMCVQGDSGLVLTTDPKPRLRWTVELHERFVDAVTQLGGPDKATPKTIMRVMGVKGLTLYHLKSHLQKFRLGKQPHKEFNDHSIKDGMRGLELHRNTASSSNMINRTMNDGNSHMVDAIRMQMEVQRRLHEQLEVQRHLQLRIEAQGKYMQSILEKACQTLAGENMAAAGGYKAMGGGIPTNNNNNQQSIGDMAGAGAGAGGIKDFGSPLGFPSFQDLNLYGGDQLDLQQNVDGFMAHNDSLLCLGKKKPRPQPPTSNYGGSAGKGGLDWADDLRLQDIGMAPPSCVGQQEDDFKGIGGTLVERDHLEEMYEAKPAVSDEGNGDHKNYDINNNNNNNNHNNASIKLQRPSPRRSPLSVDRANHPLTTALQSTHSPFG
- the LOC120078590 gene encoding myb family transcription factor IPN2-like isoform X2 — its product is MFHPKKASTMNSHERGMCVQGDSGLVLTTDPKPRLRWTVELHERFVDAVTQLGGPDKATPKTIMRVMGVKGLTLYHLKSHLQKFRLGKQPHKEFNDHSIKDGMRGLELHRNTASSSNMINRTMNEMQMEVQRRLHEQLEVQRHLQLRIEAQGKYMQSILEKACQTLAGENMAAAGGYKAMGGGIPTNNNNNQQSIGDMAGAGAGAGGIKDFGSPLGFPSFQDLNLYGGDQLDLQQNVDGFMAHNDSLLCLGKKKPRPQPPTSNYGGSAGKGGLDWADDLRLQDIGMAPPSCVGQQEDDFKGIGGTLVERDHLEEMYEAKPAVSDEGNGDHKNYDINNNNNNNNHNNASIKLQRPSPRRSPLSVDRANHPLTTALQSTHSPFG